The proteins below are encoded in one region of Macrococcus armenti:
- the glgB gene encoding 1,4-alpha-glucan branching protein GlgB, with protein MVTQLDTYLFHQGTHYASYQFMGAHFNGEQNDTTFTVWAPNAQHVYVATDENDWTGENFELTKIPDSGLFTGTFALSLNTVYKYKIITSSGNTIYKSDPYAFYAERRPNTASIVTNTSYEWTDDAWQRKKCDPYDKPINIYEVHLGTWKKHDVQRHEDESIDSYTDRTHFTYKEMADTLIPYVKEMGYTHIEIMPISEHPFDLSWGYQVTGYYAPTSRFGTPQDFKYFVDMCHSNNIGVILDWVPAHFCKDDHGLRLFDGTPIYEHQDAYRAEKRGWGTLTFDFGRTEVQSFLISNALFWINEYHIDGLRVDAVHSMTDLNFENYDEHERIYNDDGTSINKEAIAFLQKLNTEVFRNNAHTLMIAEDSSKMKTVTTAVKDGGLGFNFKWDLGFMHDTLNYMALDPIERQHHHKLINFPMMYRYDENFILPFSHDEVVHGKLSMLDKMPGDQWRKFAQYRLLYGYQLTQPGKKLNFMGSEIGMYAEWKDKEQVDWFLLDYPIHHGLQTYVKDLNHLYKKERALFELDYVQSGFKWIDADNNSENIASYIRTDRNGESLIIILNFSPNVYYDFPLAVDQPGKYKEYFNSDHKQYGGSHQIIHKYLFSQQNATNGFEHSIRVKVPPFGFVIYKKVKERKTKKKLQKI; from the coding sequence ATGGTTACACAATTAGATACATATTTATTTCATCAAGGAACACATTATGCTTCATATCAATTTATGGGTGCCCATTTCAATGGTGAACAAAATGATACAACATTTACAGTGTGGGCCCCAAATGCGCAGCACGTCTATGTTGCAACAGATGAAAACGATTGGACCGGAGAAAACTTTGAACTTACAAAAATACCCGATAGTGGACTTTTCACCGGTACGTTTGCATTAAGTTTAAATACTGTTTATAAGTATAAGATTATTACATCGTCCGGGAATACAATTTATAAATCTGATCCTTATGCATTTTATGCAGAACGAAGACCGAATACTGCATCAATTGTTACAAATACATCTTATGAGTGGACGGATGATGCGTGGCAAAGGAAAAAGTGTGACCCGTATGACAAACCTATAAATATATATGAAGTGCATCTCGGTACGTGGAAGAAACATGATGTACAACGCCACGAAGATGAATCCATTGATTCATATACAGACAGAACACATTTTACTTATAAGGAAATGGCGGACACATTAATTCCATACGTAAAGGAAATGGGTTACACACATATTGAAATTATGCCGATTAGTGAACATCCATTCGATTTATCGTGGGGATATCAAGTGACAGGTTACTATGCACCAACATCGAGATTCGGAACGCCTCAGGATTTTAAATACTTTGTTGATATGTGTCACAGTAATAATATCGGTGTAATCCTTGACTGGGTACCCGCACATTTCTGTAAAGATGATCATGGATTACGATTATTTGATGGCACACCTATATATGAACATCAGGATGCATATCGTGCTGAGAAACGTGGTTGGGGGACGTTAACATTTGACTTCGGTCGTACAGAAGTGCAGAGTTTTCTTATTTCAAACGCTTTATTCTGGATTAATGAATATCATATTGATGGGTTACGTGTCGATGCTGTCCATTCAATGACAGATTTAAATTTTGAGAATTACGATGAACATGAGCGCATTTATAATGATGACGGCACGTCTATTAATAAAGAAGCAATAGCATTTTTACAGAAATTGAATACGGAAGTGTTCAGAAATAATGCGCATACATTGATGATTGCAGAAGATTCCTCAAAAATGAAAACTGTTACAACTGCTGTTAAAGATGGCGGACTCGGCTTTAATTTCAAGTGGGATCTCGGGTTTATGCATGATACGTTAAATTATATGGCACTTGATCCAATAGAGCGACAGCATCATCATAAACTGATTAATTTTCCGATGATGTATCGATACGATGAAAACTTTATACTACCATTCTCACATGATGAAGTCGTTCACGGTAAACTAAGCATGCTCGATAAAATGCCGGGCGACCAGTGGCGAAAGTTTGCGCAATATAGACTATTATATGGATATCAGTTAACACAACCCGGCAAGAAACTGAATTTCATGGGAAGCGAAATTGGTATGTATGCAGAATGGAAAGATAAAGAACAAGTAGACTGGTTTTTACTCGATTATCCGATACATCATGGCTTACAGACATATGTAAAGGACTTAAATCATCTCTATAAGAAAGAACGTGCATTGTTTGAACTTGATTATGTGCAATCTGGTTTCAAATGGATTGATGCAGATAACAACAGTGAAAACATTGCAAGCTATATCCGCACAGATCGTAATGGTGAGAGTTTAATCATTATTTTAAATTTCTCACCGAATGTATATTATGATTTCCCGCTCGCTGTAGATCAGCCGGGTAAATATAAGGAATACTTCAACTCAGACCATAAACAGTATGGTGGATCACATCAGATTATTCATAAGTATTTATTCTCACAACAAAACGCGACAAATGGTTTTGAACATTCAATTCGCGTGAAAGTTCCACCGTTTGGATTTGTAATTTATAAAAAAGTGAAAGAAAGAAAAACGAAAAAGAAATTGCAAAAAATATAA
- a CDS encoding glycogen synthase → MKKVLFVASECTPFFKSGGLADVIGSLPQYLERTGECEVRVILPLYKDLNESYRAQLKEEMVFQTQVGWRFQYTRILSLKLNGIMYYFVDNMHYFSRDALYGYGDDGERFVYFSNAVIEFIYRGDYKPDVLHGHDWQAGAAVAICNIKKPVQSIKTVFTIHNLKYQGLLMYDAFENLFNLDRIHFAGFEWGGMLNLMKAAIFHADKITTVSPSYAEEIRTPYYGEGLEDLLNMRSRDLVGIVNGIDVKDYSALYDKALAVNFKSSIDKKRQNKCALQEQFGLPVHSDTPLYSIITRMVEQKGLHLVMRIMEEFVQNDIQLVIMGNGDKEFEDYFKYLEEKYCDKVIFYRGFDEQLSRRIYAASDFFIMPSKFEPCGLSQLIALQYRAIPIVRETGGLRDTVQPFNEITLDGTGLSFANYNAHELLDRLKASLKIFNDDHQYKALIKNITKVNHSWDASAEKYLKLY, encoded by the coding sequence ATGAAAAAAGTACTATTTGTTGCATCGGAATGTACACCATTTTTTAAGTCTGGTGGACTTGCTGATGTTATCGGTAGTTTACCGCAATATCTGGAACGAACGGGCGAATGCGAAGTACGCGTCATTTTACCGCTGTACAAAGATCTGAACGAATCGTATCGTGCTCAACTAAAAGAAGAAATGGTTTTCCAGACACAAGTCGGATGGCGCTTCCAGTACACACGTATACTATCATTAAAATTAAACGGCATTATGTATTACTTTGTAGACAATATGCACTATTTCAGTCGTGATGCGCTTTATGGTTACGGTGATGATGGTGAACGATTTGTATATTTTTCTAATGCAGTCATTGAGTTTATATATCGAGGAGATTATAAACCTGATGTATTACACGGTCATGACTGGCAGGCAGGTGCAGCAGTTGCAATTTGTAATATAAAAAAGCCGGTACAAAGCATAAAAACGGTATTCACGATTCATAACCTTAAATATCAAGGTTTATTGATGTATGATGCGTTTGAGAATTTATTTAACCTTGATCGCATTCACTTTGCAGGGTTTGAGTGGGGCGGTATGCTGAATTTAATGAAAGCAGCCATTTTTCATGCAGACAAGATAACTACGGTTTCACCGAGTTATGCAGAGGAGATTAGGACGCCATATTACGGAGAAGGGCTTGAAGATTTACTGAATATGCGTAGTCGAGATTTAGTCGGGATTGTTAACGGTATTGATGTTAAAGATTATAGCGCACTGTATGACAAAGCACTCGCTGTTAACTTTAAAAGCTCGATCGATAAGAAGCGACAGAACAAATGCGCACTGCAGGAGCAATTTGGGCTTCCGGTTCATTCAGATACGCCATTATATTCAATCATTACGAGAATGGTAGAACAAAAAGGACTGCATCTTGTGATGAGAATTATGGAGGAGTTTGTCCAGAATGATATCCAACTTGTCATAATGGGAAATGGCGACAAAGAATTTGAAGATTATTTTAAGTACCTTGAAGAAAAGTACTGTGACAAAGTAATATTTTACCGAGGTTTTGATGAACAGCTTTCAAGACGCATCTATGCGGCGAGTGATTTCTTTATTATGCCGTCGAAATTTGAACCTTGTGGACTGAGCCAGCTTATTGCATTACAGTACCGCGCAATCCCAATCGTACGTGAAACTGGTGGTTTAAGAGATACAGTACAACCTTTTAATGAAATTACGCTGGATGGTACAGGTTTATCATTTGCAAATTATAATGCACATGAACTACTGGATCGATTAAAGGCTTCATTGAAGATTTTTAATGATGATCATCAATACAAAGCACTAATTAAAAATATTACTAAAGTAAACCATAGTTGGGATGCTTCAGCTGAAAAATATTTAAAATTATATTAA
- the glgD gene encoding glucose-1-phosphate adenylyltransferase subunit GlgD has protein sequence MRTLMGLINLSNEHEYLEELTYFRNGASVPFAGRYRLIDFSLSNIVNSCVDEVAIFVNQKYRSLLDHLENGDNFGLDDRKSRLFVLPPDWHDPSDYSRGELRHFHNNRDFFLRSNATDVIISGSQFIANTDFKDAYKHHIESEADVTLISEHINELEEMHQPLLRVHHEGTKVTYINHDNDHHHVFTGTYIIKKEKLFEVMDFCIQNYKENFFFNGILERIDALNVSFYDIDEETMYINSLKSFYKNNLRILNPERYKAIFMKENRIKTKISNQPPTKYSGDCTVHNSTVANGCEIEGHVENSILYRGVCVERGVTIKNSIIMTNCHIKEGAVLENVILDKDVIVNSNQKLIGSCDKPFVVAKRQTI, from the coding sequence ATGCGCACATTAATGGGATTAATTAATTTATCAAATGAACATGAATATCTTGAAGAATTAACATACTTTAGAAATGGCGCAAGTGTTCCCTTTGCAGGACGTTATCGATTAATTGATTTCAGTCTGTCAAACATCGTAAATTCATGTGTGGATGAAGTTGCGATATTCGTTAACCAGAAGTATCGTTCGCTACTCGACCATCTTGAAAATGGAGATAATTTCGGACTTGACGATCGAAAATCACGATTATTCGTGCTGCCACCTGACTGGCATGATCCTTCTGATTATTCACGAGGTGAGTTAAGACATTTTCATAATAACCGTGATTTCTTCCTGAGAAGTAATGCAACAGATGTTATTATTTCAGGATCACAGTTTATCGCGAATACAGACTTTAAAGATGCATACAAACATCATATTGAAAGTGAAGCAGATGTTACATTAATTTCTGAACATATAAATGAGCTTGAAGAGATGCATCAACCGTTACTCCGTGTACATCATGAAGGTACGAAAGTCACGTATATTAATCATGATAACGACCACCATCATGTTTTTACAGGTACGTATATCATTAAGAAGGAGAAACTATTTGAAGTGATGGATTTCTGTATACAGAACTATAAGGAAAACTTCTTCTTTAATGGCATATTAGAAAGAATAGATGCTTTAAATGTTTCGTTTTATGATATTGATGAGGAAACGATGTATATCAATTCCCTTAAATCATTTTACAAAAATAATTTACGCATTCTTAATCCTGAACGCTATAAGGCGATTTTTATGAAAGAAAATCGCATTAAGACAAAAATTTCAAATCAACCTCCAACGAAATATAGTGGAGATTGCACTGTTCACAATTCAACGGTCGCGAATGGTTGTGAAATAGAAGGCCATGTTGAAAACAGCATATTATATCGAGGTGTGTGTGTTGAACGAGGTGTAACGATTAAAAATTCTATTATTATGACGAACTGTCATATTAAAGAAGGTGCCGTTTTAGAAAATGTCATATTAGATAAAGATGTTATCGTCAACAGCAATCAAAAACTCATCGGTTCTTGTGATAAACCATTTGTCGTAGCGAAACGTCAGACTATTTAA
- a CDS encoding phospho-sugar mutase: MQKSWETYIDNSLISSTQYASLSEQEKQDGFLGNLAFGTAGIRGKIGLGPNRLNKYTVQKVATGLAKYLISVKANPSVVIAYDTRHLSPEFCDTIAEVLGHYNVKTYIFDRYHTTPELSFSVRHLQTDAGVMITASHNPPEYNGIKIYGPDGGQMALEASQRVSQFIDEIDDVFSLPFENKSQLIESGLIAYVQQEVIDAYKNEVLKLVKEIPESDLKVVFTSLHGTSVPIVPEILDALNFTQYEIVSEQAIPDADFTSVKSANPEDHDAFDMAVAYAKQSNADLLIATDPDADRMGIVAQVNGQFHYFNGNQIGALLLSDRIRSTAHIQNRAAVKSIVTSELGRKIAEANDVTMFDVLTGFKFIAEKIAQFEANNDYNYIFGYEESYGFMAGPFVRDKDAVQIVPLIIKLASTLKNNNLTIVDEMHDIYQKYGKYEEKLFAHTFDGQSGAQHIAQIMKDARNSFPTEIAGLKVTQVDDYLAQTRYVGNETHPIDLPQANVLKFHFDNGWIALRPSGTEPKIKLYVSLISDDIETLANNINDIFFK; this comes from the coding sequence ATACAGAAGTCTTGGGAAACTTATATTGATAATAGTTTAATAAGTAGTACGCAATATGCATCACTTTCAGAGCAGGAAAAACAGGATGGTTTTCTCGGTAATTTAGCATTTGGTACTGCTGGCATTCGCGGTAAAATTGGGCTGGGGCCAAACCGATTGAATAAATATACCGTTCAAAAAGTAGCAACTGGTTTAGCTAAATATTTAATTTCTGTTAAAGCTAACCCTTCTGTCGTCATCGCTTATGATACGAGACATTTATCACCTGAGTTCTGTGATACAATTGCAGAAGTTTTAGGTCATTACAATGTTAAAACATATATATTTGACCGTTACCATACGACACCTGAATTATCATTTTCAGTCCGACACTTACAGACAGATGCAGGTGTAATGATCACAGCGAGTCATAACCCACCAGAATATAATGGTATTAAAATTTATGGTCCAGACGGAGGACAGATGGCACTTGAAGCTTCTCAGCGTGTCAGTCAGTTTATCGATGAAATTGACGATGTTTTCTCTTTACCTTTCGAAAATAAATCACAGCTAATTGAAAGTGGTTTAATAGCATATGTGCAGCAAGAAGTCATCGATGCATATAAGAATGAAGTATTGAAACTCGTGAAAGAAATTCCGGAAAGTGATTTAAAAGTCGTTTTCACGAGTCTTCATGGTACGAGTGTACCGATTGTCCCGGAAATATTAGATGCGCTGAATTTTACGCAATATGAAATTGTGTCTGAACAAGCCATTCCTGATGCTGACTTCACTTCTGTAAAATCTGCGAATCCTGAAGATCACGATGCATTTGATATGGCGGTTGCATATGCGAAACAATCAAACGCAGATTTATTAATTGCAACGGATCCTGATGCAGACCGTATGGGAATTGTCGCACAAGTGAATGGACAGTTCCATTACTTTAACGGGAATCAGATTGGTGCGCTTCTCTTAAGTGATCGTATTCGATCAACAGCGCACATTCAAAACAGAGCGGCAGTGAAATCAATTGTGACGAGTGAACTTGGACGTAAGATAGCTGAAGCGAATGATGTTACAATGTTCGATGTATTAACAGGATTCAAATTCATCGCAGAAAAAATTGCACAGTTTGAAGCGAATAATGATTACAATTATATATTCGGATATGAAGAAAGTTACGGCTTTATGGCCGGACCGTTCGTTCGAGATAAAGATGCCGTACAAATTGTGCCGCTCATTATTAAGCTTGCAAGTACACTTAAAAACAATAATTTAACTATCGTTGATGAGATGCATGACATTTATCAAAAGTACGGTAAATATGAAGAAAAGCTGTTTGCACATACATTTGATGGACAATCAGGTGCGCAACATATTGCACAAATTATGAAAGATGCACGCAATAGTTTCCCAACTGAAATTGCCGGTTTAAAAGTAACACAAGTTGATGATTATTTAGCACAAACACGCTATGTCGGTAATGAAACGCATCCGATTGATCTACCGCAAGCAAATGTTCTGAAATTTCATTTTGACAACGGTTGGATTGCATTACGTCCTTCAGGTACAGAACCTAAAATTAAACTATACGTTTCACTCATTAGTGACGATATAGAGACTTTAGCAAATAACATAAACGATATATTCTTTAAATAA
- the pulA gene encoding type I pullulanase, whose protein sequence is MIQAYIDDFCLITFISDKPLTKAPVLIHDRSNMMKEIHILHAEKCIQKFELSRPIHLNKASFVEYDNEIYPLYIGAITRTEAFEQKYDASEETLGSTVHENNTTFSVWSPVAQSIRVMTAQGAYIMQRKQNGTYSVTVPKNLHGVSYQYEVTMNHQVKYINDPYAKGLTINGKKSLVIDFQQIKSFDSTFMQTQKEDVSIYELHVRDFSMHPNSGIKHAGKLIGLIEENTKTNTGHTTGFDYIKSLGISHIELLPINDFARVDDIHFEEHYNWGYDPEYYQTIDGSYSVVPENPIVRIEELKQVVQKYHQSGIGVILDVVFNHVFKRETSPFEQLVPGYYFRYHDDGTLSNGTGVGNDIKTERIMMQKFILETIDYYMDTFKIDGFRFDLMGVIDITTMQLIEKRTQEKNPYSFLLGEGWHLNSAMPDILKTTHDKARFVKNIHFFNDEFRDTLKGNNFDLKDRGYFNGKGRYYERMFQLFTGNRSVIPAEQSINYVEVHDNHTLFDRINFTTHKDIDYQHRIQQMATIFTILAHGTPFIHAGQEFYRTKYGHGNTYNLSDFINRIDWNRRIKYDSHIKCITKALQIKKQFPVFKSHNYLKRIIQLNIEQPLLGILLFDRKTEFILLFNPTKLNHTINLPRNGTYEISLSNVETDIGTIQHEVTLLPYQCILLKKEL, encoded by the coding sequence ATGATACAGGCTTATATCGATGATTTCTGTTTAATCACATTTATTTCAGATAAACCATTAACGAAAGCGCCAGTGCTTATTCATGACAGAAGTAATATGATGAAAGAGATTCACATACTACATGCAGAAAAGTGCATTCAAAAATTTGAACTGAGTCGTCCGATACATTTAAATAAAGCAAGTTTTGTAGAATATGACAACGAAATTTATCCACTATATATCGGGGCTATTACACGTACTGAAGCATTTGAACAAAAGTACGATGCATCTGAAGAAACATTAGGTTCAACCGTTCATGAAAACAACACGACATTTTCAGTCTGGTCACCAGTTGCACAATCGATTCGCGTTATGACTGCACAAGGTGCATATATAATGCAGCGCAAACAAAATGGCACGTATTCAGTAACAGTACCGAAAAATTTACACGGTGTTTCATATCAATACGAAGTAACGATGAATCATCAAGTGAAATACATTAATGACCCTTATGCAAAAGGCTTAACAATAAACGGTAAAAAAAGTCTCGTCATAGATTTCCAGCAAATAAAGTCGTTTGACAGTACATTTATGCAAACACAAAAAGAAGATGTAAGTATATATGAACTGCACGTCAGAGATTTCTCAATGCATCCAAATAGCGGTATTAAACATGCGGGTAAGTTAATCGGTTTAATTGAAGAAAACACAAAAACGAATACTGGGCATACGACCGGATTTGATTATATAAAAAGTCTCGGCATATCACATATTGAGCTTTTACCAATTAATGATTTTGCACGCGTCGATGATATACATTTTGAAGAACATTATAACTGGGGGTACGACCCTGAATATTATCAGACGATAGATGGCAGTTATTCAGTCGTCCCTGAGAATCCAATAGTGCGCATTGAAGAGTTAAAACAAGTCGTTCAGAAATATCATCAATCTGGTATCGGTGTTATTCTTGATGTCGTTTTCAATCATGTATTTAAAAGAGAAACATCCCCTTTTGAACAACTCGTTCCGGGTTATTATTTTCGTTATCATGATGATGGTACTTTAAGTAACGGGACTGGTGTAGGAAATGATATTAAAACTGAACGTATTATGATGCAAAAGTTTATTCTCGAAACGATTGATTATTATATGGATACTTTTAAAATTGACGGCTTCAGATTTGATTTAATGGGCGTTATCGATATTACGACGATGCAGTTAATTGAAAAACGTACGCAAGAGAAAAATCCATATTCCTTTTTATTAGGTGAAGGATGGCACTTAAACAGTGCGATGCCTGATATATTAAAGACGACGCATGATAAAGCTCGATTTGTTAAGAATATTCACTTCTTTAATGATGAATTTCGGGATACTTTAAAAGGCAATAACTTTGATTTGAAGGATCGGGGTTACTTTAACGGAAAAGGTAGATATTATGAACGTATGTTTCAATTATTTACCGGTAATCGTTCAGTCATACCCGCTGAACAATCTATCAATTATGTTGAAGTACATGATAACCATACACTATTCGATCGTATTAATTTTACGACGCATAAAGATATTGACTACCAGCACCGTATACAACAGATGGCGACCATTTTTACAATACTTGCGCATGGTACACCATTCATTCATGCTGGTCAGGAGTTTTATCGTACGAAATACGGTCATGGGAACACATATAATTTAAGTGATTTTATCAATCGTATCGACTGGAATAGACGGATTAAATATGACAGCCATATTAAATGTATAACGAAAGCCCTGCAAATAAAAAAGCAGTTTCCAGTGTTTAAATCACACAACTATTTGAAACGTATTATTCAGCTGAATATCGAACAACCATTACTCGGCATTTTACTATTTGATCGTAAAACAGAGTTCATATTACTGTTCAATCCTACGAAACTGAATCATACAATCAATTTACCGAGAAACGGTACATATGAAATCAGTTTATCAAATGTTGAAACAGACATCGGAACAATTCAACACGAAGTAACACTGTTACCGTACCAATGTATATTGCTTAAGAAAGAACTATAA
- a CDS encoding glucose-1-phosphate adenylyltransferase → MANEVVGMLLAGGKGSRLGQLTKNIAKPAVPFGGKYRIIDFTLSNLSNSNITTVGVLVQYAPLMLNRHIGLGKPWSLDKENGGVSVLAPFANQEGASWFEGTADAITKNIHFIDQYDPEYLLILSGDHIYQMDYQKMLDFHKENQADATISVIEVPIEEASRFGILNTEEDLKIYEFDEKPKVPKNNLASMGIYIFNWRILREYLIADENDENSDHDFGHDIIPKMLHDHKRLYAYRFDGYWKDVGTIQSYWEANMDLLDEDLKELLNSKTWPTYSHEENLPPQYIGKNADIDNSLVCPGSFIFGHVNHSILFSEVTVGEGSQVVDAIIHPKTEIGKNCTIKKAIIMDNLKIEDGIVIDGSEADEPIVVGKNNIHEFTGGEA, encoded by the coding sequence ATGGCAAATGAAGTAGTAGGGATGTTATTAGCAGGTGGTAAAGGTTCAAGGTTAGGTCAGCTTACAAAAAATATTGCAAAACCAGCAGTACCGTTCGGTGGAAAGTATAGGATCATTGATTTTACATTAAGTAATTTATCTAACTCAAACATTACGACAGTCGGTGTACTCGTTCAGTATGCACCGCTTATGTTAAATCGTCATATAGGTCTCGGTAAACCGTGGTCATTAGACAAAGAAAATGGCGGCGTTTCTGTTCTCGCACCGTTTGCAAATCAGGAAGGTGCTTCGTGGTTTGAAGGGACTGCAGACGCGATTACGAAAAATATTCATTTTATCGATCAATATGACCCTGAATATTTACTTATTCTCTCAGGGGATCATATATATCAGATGGATTATCAGAAAATGCTTGATTTTCATAAAGAGAATCAGGCGGATGCTACAATTTCAGTAATTGAAGTACCGATTGAAGAAGCAAGCAGATTTGGAATATTAAACACTGAAGAAGATTTAAAGATATATGAGTTTGATGAAAAACCGAAAGTCCCGAAAAATAATTTGGCATCGATGGGAATATATATTTTTAACTGGCGCATTTTACGTGAATACTTAATTGCTGATGAAAATGATGAAAATTCAGATCATGATTTCGGACATGACATTATTCCGAAAATGTTACATGATCATAAACGTCTATATGCGTACCGTTTTGATGGATACTGGAAGGATGTCGGAACAATCCAGTCATATTGGGAAGCGAATATGGATTTGCTGGACGAAGACTTAAAGGAACTTTTAAACAGTAAAACTTGGCCAACATATTCACATGAAGAGAATTTACCGCCGCAGTATATCGGTAAAAATGCGGATATCGACAATTCACTCGTTTGCCCGGGGTCATTTATTTTCGGTCATGTGAATCATTCGATTTTATTCAGTGAAGTTACAGTTGGAGAAGGTTCACAAGTTGTTGATGCAATCATTCATCCGAAAACTGAAATCGGAAAAAATTGTACAATTAAAAAAGCAATCATAATGGATAATCTAAAAATAGAAGATGGTATTGTCATTGACGGTTCTGAAGCGGATGAACCTATTGTTGTCGGAAAAAATAATATTCATGAATTTACTGGAGGTGAAGCATAA